The following are from one region of the Rosistilla carotiformis genome:
- a CDS encoding alpha-2-macroglobulin family protein — MLIAFAVASAVGPRDTQWKAVEDAMNKGLPKTAIEALQPIIDGALKDKAYAEAVKAISQRIALEGAIQGDKPEEKVTRMTAEIEKAPEPMRPVMQAILANWYWQYFQQNRWRFMQRTETATSPSDDFTTWALPQILAEIDKHFQLALANPEALQKTPIDQYDALLNKGNAPDAYRPTLYDFLVFDAIDFYAAGEQAGARSQDAFDLQADSPIFASAADFIAWEPPTDDAQSPTLRAITLYQDLLVFHQDDDDKSAFYDADLSRLVFGNNKAFGEEKSSRFKASLKRFIEATAGHEISARGNAQLAQTLRDEGELVEAHKIASEGLENFPKSVGGALCFNLIQQIEARSAQVSTERVWNEPLPTIDVQYRNVTKIYFRLVPFDFDAFVQSDRWNPEQLDQRQQQELLARAPVTAWDADLPATTDYQERVEELPTPDDLKPGAYYLIASHHPEFVRTDNQVSFTEIWVSDLALVLRNHNGDGFVDGFVLDARSGDPLANANVRAWQRTNNGNRRQPLPSTKTDENGRFEFRGQRLRGMVFHVVDGDNALSSIHNVDSYQNNRQPRPDEQTRFFTDRSIYRPGQTIQYKGICLRVDQQQDDYATIAGRELTVVFNDVNGKEIQRQNHRTNDYGSFSGSFNAPRDRLMGRMSIQVAGEPNGATQVTVEEYKRPKFLVSLEAPKKAARLGGEVNLQGSAKAYTGAAIDAAEVRWRVVREVRYPIWWSWRCWWIPQVPDAGQEIAHGTTTTAADGSFDIRFDARPDPSVSPESEASFQFTIYADVVDTTGETRSGSRQVNVGFVALRATVSSDDWQTTNTPTKIQLSTTTLDGEAIAAEGVLKVYALQQPDEPARGRLSNQPRPMHHRAGRPIDLADAPKPDPVNPNSWALGEVALEQAIQIEASGQAEASVQLKAGIYRAIFETKDRFGKAVTALLPIQVVDPDAKQLSIKIPNLLASAAWSVQPGSDFEGVWGSGYDTARAFVEIEHRGELLQSFWTAPGVTQVQIKQPIEEAMRGGLSLRTTMVRENRAYLESRQIEVPWTNKQLAVRWEHFVSKLEPAQKQTWTAVIDAPDAKRAAAEMVAGMYDASLDAYLPHHWADGFHVFRHNRSNVYSQFENQQKQLQGLLFNWNVDARDASLIYRSFPGEIINAIYGMRGNVQFRSRRGGGIAGGLGMMEADSFAAAAPAPMAMAKGMAKDSNAQVASAPVAEGAPADEQPPAADLDLENVSARKNLNETAFFFPHLIAGDDGTVRMEFTMPEALTKWRFMGFAHDNELRSGLLTDTVVTAKDLMVQPNPPRFVREGDVLEFTVKVSNQSPTRQTGTVRLSFAEARTGDSVDAAIGNDQRDQAFEIAAGQSKSLAWRIQIPDGIGFLTYKAVGSTGRLSDGEEGYLPVLSQRVLVTESQTLPIRGPQTVEFDFEKLLKSGDSDSLRHQSLDVQMVSNPSWYAVMALPYLMEYPHQCSEQTFSRLYANALARHIAGSDPKIHRVFEQWRGTPALESPLMKNEDLKAVMIEETPWLRQAESESEARRNVGILFDDNRLNDETARLLKKLADQQLADGAWPWFPGGPANDYITLYITTGFGRMRHLGVDVDTAAAVKSLTRLDAWVTKQYTDIAESNRDENHLTATIALYLYGRSFFLEDQPVAPEHRTAVLYWLQQAKQYWLKLNNRQSQAHLAVALKRFGDLKTPVGIMASIKERSVSDPELGMFWRDTEESWWWYRAPIETQAMMIEAFDEVMDDAAAVEDCKVWLLKQKQTQDWKTTKATTDAVYALLLRGTDLLASSELVRVELGGEAVEPKDVEAGTGFYEQRFSGAEVTPQQGKITVTKVDQGVAWGSVTWQYMEEIAKVTPHDGTPLTLTKQLFVKETTKDGPVLKPVDGPIAVGDELVVRIVLKTDRDMEYLHLKDQRGSGTEPVNVLSRYKYQDGLAYYESTRDTASHFFIDYLPKGTYVFEYSTRVQLRGRYQSGFANIQCMYAPEFNSHSESLLLEVQ; from the coding sequence ATGCTGATCGCATTTGCGGTCGCATCGGCGGTGGGACCTCGAGACACTCAATGGAAGGCTGTCGAAGACGCGATGAACAAAGGTTTGCCCAAGACGGCAATCGAGGCGTTGCAGCCGATTATCGATGGCGCGTTGAAAGACAAGGCGTACGCCGAAGCTGTGAAAGCGATCAGCCAACGGATTGCTTTGGAAGGGGCAATCCAAGGGGATAAGCCCGAGGAAAAAGTCACTCGGATGACCGCCGAGATCGAGAAGGCTCCCGAGCCGATGCGGCCTGTGATGCAGGCGATCCTGGCGAATTGGTACTGGCAATATTTCCAGCAGAATCGCTGGCGTTTCATGCAGCGGACCGAGACCGCCACCTCCCCCAGCGACGACTTTACCACCTGGGCGTTGCCGCAGATCCTGGCTGAAATCGACAAGCATTTCCAGCTGGCCCTCGCCAATCCCGAAGCGCTGCAAAAGACGCCGATCGATCAATACGATGCGTTATTGAACAAGGGGAACGCACCGGACGCCTACCGCCCGACGCTTTACGATTTCCTGGTATTCGACGCGATTGATTTTTATGCCGCGGGCGAACAAGCAGGTGCTCGTTCGCAGGACGCTTTTGATCTGCAAGCCGACAGCCCGATCTTCGCATCCGCCGCCGACTTTATCGCTTGGGAACCGCCGACCGACGACGCACAATCGCCCACGTTGCGGGCGATCACGCTGTACCAAGATCTGTTGGTCTTCCATCAAGACGATGATGACAAGTCGGCGTTTTACGATGCCGATCTGTCCCGTTTGGTGTTTGGCAATAACAAGGCGTTTGGCGAAGAGAAGAGTTCGCGATTTAAGGCGTCGCTGAAACGATTCATCGAAGCGACCGCCGGGCACGAGATCTCTGCTCGAGGCAACGCGCAACTGGCGCAAACGCTTCGCGACGAGGGTGAGTTGGTCGAGGCCCACAAGATCGCCAGCGAAGGGCTGGAGAATTTTCCCAAGAGCGTTGGCGGAGCGCTCTGTTTCAACTTGATCCAGCAGATCGAAGCCCGTTCGGCGCAGGTTTCGACCGAACGCGTCTGGAACGAACCACTGCCGACGATCGACGTTCAATACCGCAACGTCACCAAGATTTACTTCCGATTGGTTCCGTTTGATTTCGATGCCTTTGTCCAATCCGACCGCTGGAATCCCGAACAACTGGATCAACGCCAGCAACAGGAACTGCTGGCACGCGCGCCGGTTACCGCTTGGGATGCCGATCTGCCAGCGACAACCGATTACCAAGAACGCGTCGAAGAATTACCGACGCCCGACGATTTGAAACCGGGAGCTTATTATCTGATCGCCAGCCACCATCCCGAATTTGTCCGCACCGACAACCAAGTGTCGTTCACGGAGATTTGGGTTAGCGATCTGGCTCTCGTATTGCGAAATCACAACGGCGATGGATTCGTCGACGGCTTTGTCTTGGACGCCCGCAGCGGCGATCCGCTGGCCAATGCCAACGTGCGAGCGTGGCAGCGAACGAACAATGGCAACCGCCGCCAACCGCTTCCGTCGACGAAGACCGATGAAAACGGGCGGTTTGAATTCCGTGGCCAACGACTGCGAGGAATGGTCTTTCACGTCGTCGATGGCGACAACGCACTCTCTTCGATACACAACGTCGACAGCTACCAGAACAACCGACAACCTCGACCCGATGAACAGACACGGTTCTTCACCGACCGATCGATCTACCGCCCCGGCCAGACGATCCAATACAAGGGGATCTGTTTGCGAGTCGACCAACAGCAGGACGATTATGCAACGATTGCCGGTCGCGAATTGACCGTGGTCTTCAACGACGTCAATGGAAAAGAGATCCAGCGGCAGAATCATCGCACCAACGATTACGGAAGTTTCAGCGGCAGCTTCAACGCGCCACGCGATCGTTTGATGGGGAGGATGTCGATCCAAGTGGCAGGCGAACCGAATGGGGCAACGCAAGTCACGGTCGAAGAGTACAAGCGGCCAAAGTTCCTGGTTTCGCTGGAAGCTCCCAAGAAAGCCGCTCGGCTTGGCGGTGAAGTCAATCTGCAGGGATCGGCTAAGGCGTATACCGGTGCAGCGATCGATGCTGCCGAGGTTCGCTGGCGCGTCGTCCGCGAAGTCCGCTATCCGATCTGGTGGTCGTGGCGTTGTTGGTGGATCCCGCAAGTTCCCGATGCCGGGCAGGAGATCGCTCATGGCACGACGACAACCGCCGCCGACGGCAGCTTTGACATCCGCTTCGACGCCCGTCCCGATCCGTCGGTCTCGCCCGAAAGCGAAGCCTCATTCCAGTTCACGATCTACGCCGATGTCGTCGACACGACGGGCGAAACGCGTTCGGGCAGCCGCCAAGTGAACGTCGGCTTTGTCGCCTTGCGAGCGACGGTTTCGAGCGACGATTGGCAGACGACCAACACACCGACAAAAATCCAACTCAGCACCACAACGCTCGACGGCGAAGCGATCGCTGCCGAAGGGGTGTTGAAGGTTTACGCGTTGCAGCAGCCCGACGAACCAGCCCGCGGCAGATTGTCGAACCAACCGCGACCGATGCACCACCGCGCGGGAAGGCCAATCGATTTGGCAGACGCTCCGAAACCCGATCCCGTCAATCCCAACTCATGGGCACTTGGGGAGGTCGCGTTGGAACAAGCGATTCAGATCGAAGCCAGCGGGCAAGCGGAAGCTTCGGTCCAGTTGAAAGCTGGAATCTATCGAGCGATCTTCGAAACGAAAGATCGATTCGGCAAGGCGGTGACCGCGTTGCTGCCGATCCAGGTGGTCGATCCCGATGCAAAGCAATTGTCGATCAAGATCCCCAACCTGTTGGCTTCCGCTGCATGGTCGGTCCAACCCGGCAGCGATTTCGAGGGCGTCTGGGGAAGCGGATACGACACCGCTCGCGCGTTCGTCGAGATCGAACATCGAGGCGAATTGTTGCAGAGTTTCTGGACCGCCCCCGGGGTGACTCAGGTTCAGATCAAACAACCGATCGAAGAAGCGATGCGCGGCGGGCTGTCGCTGCGAACGACGATGGTTCGCGAAAACCGAGCCTATCTCGAATCGCGGCAGATCGAGGTCCCTTGGACCAACAAACAACTGGCGGTTCGTTGGGAGCACTTTGTCTCCAAACTGGAACCGGCGCAAAAGCAAACTTGGACCGCGGTGATCGACGCTCCCGATGCAAAGCGAGCCGCCGCCGAGATGGTCGCGGGGATGTACGACGCGTCGTTGGATGCTTATCTGCCGCACCATTGGGCCGATGGATTCCATGTCTTCCGGCACAACCGCAGCAACGTTTATTCGCAATTTGAAAACCAACAAAAGCAGCTGCAAGGTCTGCTCTTCAATTGGAACGTCGATGCCCGCGACGCGTCGCTCATCTACCGCTCGTTCCCCGGCGAGATCATCAACGCGATCTACGGCATGCGAGGCAATGTTCAGTTCCGTAGTCGAAGAGGCGGAGGCATTGCTGGTGGCCTCGGGATGATGGAAGCCGATTCGTTTGCCGCTGCCGCTCCAGCGCCGATGGCGATGGCCAAGGGAATGGCAAAGGATTCCAACGCGCAGGTCGCGAGTGCTCCCGTTGCCGAAGGGGCACCCGCCGACGAGCAGCCGCCAGCGGCCGATCTCGATCTGGAAAACGTTTCGGCGCGGAAGAACCTCAACGAAACCGCCTTCTTCTTTCCGCATCTGATCGCTGGCGACGACGGCACGGTGCGGATGGAGTTCACGATGCCCGAGGCATTAACGAAGTGGCGGTTCATGGGATTCGCTCACGACAACGAACTGCGATCGGGGCTGTTAACCGATACCGTGGTGACGGCAAAGGACTTGATGGTTCAACCCAATCCGCCGCGATTTGTTCGCGAAGGGGACGTGTTGGAATTCACTGTCAAAGTCAGCAACCAATCGCCAACGCGTCAGACCGGTACGGTGCGCTTGAGCTTTGCCGAAGCGCGAACCGGCGACAGCGTCGACGCGGCGATCGGCAACGATCAACGCGACCAAGCGTTTGAGATCGCCGCGGGGCAATCGAAGTCGTTGGCTTGGCGAATCCAGATTCCCGACGGAATCGGGTTCTTGACCTACAAAGCGGTTGGTTCGACGGGACGATTGTCCGACGGAGAAGAAGGGTATCTGCCCGTCTTGTCGCAACGTGTGCTGGTGACCGAATCGCAAACGCTGCCGATTCGCGGTCCACAAACAGTGGAGTTCGATTTTGAAAAGCTGCTGAAATCGGGCGACTCCGATTCGCTGCGGCATCAATCGTTGGACGTTCAAATGGTTTCCAACCCGTCGTGGTACGCTGTGATGGCGCTGCCGTATCTGATGGAATACCCGCACCAGTGCAGCGAGCAGACGTTCAGTCGACTGTATGCCAACGCACTGGCGCGGCACATCGCCGGCAGCGATCCGAAGATCCATCGCGTCTTCGAACAATGGCGGGGAACTCCGGCGCTGGAGAGTCCGTTGATGAAGAACGAAGATCTTAAGGCCGTGATGATCGAAGAGACCCCTTGGCTGCGACAAGCGGAATCCGAATCGGAAGCTCGCCGCAACGTGGGGATCTTGTTCGACGACAACCGCTTGAACGACGAGACCGCTCGCCTGCTGAAGAAGCTGGCCGATCAACAACTCGCCGACGGCGCGTGGCCTTGGTTCCCCGGCGGTCCGGCCAACGATTACATCACGCTTTACATCACCACCGGATTCGGCCGAATGCGTCACCTGGGCGTCGACGTTGATACCGCGGCGGCGGTGAAGTCGCTGACGCGATTGGATGCGTGGGTTACCAAGCAGTACACCGATATCGCGGAAAGCAACCGTGACGAAAATCATCTGACCGCGACGATCGCGCTGTATCTGTATGGCCGCAGCTTCTTCTTGGAAGACCAACCTGTCGCCCCAGAACATCGAACCGCTGTTCTGTATTGGTTGCAACAAGCCAAGCAGTATTGGTTGAAATTGAACAACCGCCAATCGCAAGCGCATCTGGCCGTGGCGCTAAAACGGTTTGGCGATTTGAAGACGCCCGTCGGCATCATGGCGTCGATCAAAGAGCGATCGGTGAGCGATCCCGAGCTAGGAATGTTCTGGCGCGACACCGAAGAATCGTGGTGGTGGTACCGAGCTCCGATCGAAACGCAGGCGATGATGATCGAAGCGTTTGACGAAGTGATGGACGATGCGGCGGCCGTCGAAGACTGCAAAGTTTGGCTGCTGAAGCAAAAGCAGACGCAGGACTGGAAGACGACCAAAGCGACAACTGACGCCGTCTATGCGTTGCTGTTGCGAGGCACCGACCTGTTGGCGTCCAGCGAATTGGTCCGCGTGGAGCTGGGGGGCGAGGCGGTCGAGCCGAAAGATGTCGAAGCGGGAACCGGCTTTTACGAGCAGCGGTTTTCGGGAGCGGAAGTGACGCCGCAGCAAGGAAAGATCACGGTCACCAAGGTCGACCAAGGGGTCGCTTGGGGAAGCGTGACGTGGCAATACATGGAGGAGATCGCCAAGGTCACGCCTCACGATGGAACGCCGCTGACGCTAACCAAGCAGCTGTTCGTGAAAGAGACGACCAAAGATGGACCGGTTCTGAAACCTGTCGACGGGCCGATTGCGGTCGGCGATGAATTGGTCGTCCGGATCGTTTTGAAGACCGATCGCGACATGGAGTATCTGCATCTGAAGGATCAGCGTGGCAGCGGCACCGAACCGGTCAATGTGCTATCGCGGTACAAGTACCAAGATGGACTGGCCTACTACGAATCGACTCGCGACACGGCCAGTCACTTCTTCATCGATTACCTGCCCAAGGGAACGTACGTCTTCGAATATTCGACGCGCGTTCAATTGCGAGGCAGGTATCAATCGGGATTCGCCAACATCCAGTGCATGTACGCACCGGAGTTCAACAGTCATTCGGAGAGTCTGCTGTTGGAGGTTCAATAA
- a CDS encoding BPSS1187 family protein, with translation MTKSFYTSLLSLALLAASTTAALGQSSPNALTFNDPNPQRYQLKARASELDPRVQAHPEIDFLIDTKEGKPADFQQAAVDTRVAPKGKLVIWLMGHNQGLFDRWNSYGLHAIRVHYANKWFSICCRENPVGEECRGNIRLEAATGEDFSSDVDIPKPDGMMERALKFVQWLAKENPQGGWDYFLTEDGNGLRWEDVIMSGSSHGSTTAARFAKHQKVSRVVALCGPRDNYQTWQSLPSATPENRYFGFSHVLDGGWTADHYCRSWEMLGMNKFGPIVNVDKIGPPYQNTRRLITDFDVDGNARRAHSSVQPGGSAGKDADGKYIHEAVWKYLYTHPVDVVGEATPPDASCIKDQR, from the coding sequence ATGACAAAGTCGTTCTATACGTCCCTTCTTTCGCTGGCCCTGCTGGCCGCCTCTACCACCGCAGCGCTGGGCCAGTCGTCGCCAAACGCGTTGACTTTTAATGATCCCAATCCGCAGCGGTACCAATTGAAGGCACGAGCCAGCGAGCTGGATCCGCGAGTCCAAGCACATCCGGAGATCGATTTTTTGATCGATACCAAAGAGGGCAAACCGGCTGATTTCCAACAGGCGGCCGTCGACACCCGCGTCGCGCCGAAGGGGAAGTTGGTGATCTGGTTGATGGGGCACAACCAAGGTCTGTTCGATCGCTGGAACAGCTATGGCTTGCACGCGATCCGTGTCCACTACGCCAACAAGTGGTTTTCGATCTGCTGTCGCGAAAATCCGGTCGGTGAAGAATGTCGCGGCAACATCCGCTTGGAAGCGGCCACCGGCGAAGACTTCAGCAGCGATGTCGACATTCCCAAACCGGACGGCATGATGGAGCGGGCACTCAAATTTGTGCAGTGGCTGGCGAAAGAGAATCCTCAAGGCGGCTGGGATTACTTCTTAACCGAAGATGGCAACGGCCTCCGCTGGGAGGATGTGATCATGTCGGGAAGCTCGCACGGTTCGACGACGGCGGCGCGGTTTGCCAAGCATCAGAAGGTCAGTCGAGTCGTCGCGTTGTGCGGACCTCGCGACAACTACCAAACCTGGCAATCGCTTCCTTCAGCCACTCCCGAGAACCGATACTTTGGCTTCTCTCACGTGCTCGACGGCGGTTGGACGGCAGATCACTATTGCCGCAGCTGGGAGATGCTGGGGATGAATAAATTTGGTCCGATCGTAAACGTCGACAAGATCGGACCGCCCTACCAAAACACCCGCCGATTGATCACCGACTTCGACGTCGACGGCAATGCGCGACGAGCTCACAGCAGCGTTCAACCCGGCGGCAGCGCGGGCAAAGACGCCGATGGCAAATATATCCACGAAGCGGTCTGGAAATATTTGTACACCCATCCGGTCGACGTAGTTGGTGAAGCCACGCCGCCGGATGCAAGCTGTATTAAAGATCAACGCTAA